From the genome of Dissulfurirhabdus thermomarina:
AGACGGCATCCACGGCCAGGGTCCAGCCCTCGAGGGCCGTGGTGGCGAGCCCCAGGGAGACCGTGGCCGGGAGCCGGAGCACGAGGCCCACGTCGCTCCGCGGAAAGAGCGGCGCGAGCAGCCCGGGTACGTTCCGGTAGGTGGCCGTGCCGTCGAGATCGAGCTTCACCTCGGACCGGTACACCACTCCCAGGGTCCAGTCCTGCCGCGGGCGGACCAGGGCGGAGACCAGGTAGCCCGCGCCGGTGTCGGAGCCCTCGATCTTGTTCTCGACCTCGCCGAAGGGCGTCACGGAGATGGCATTGGTGAGCTCGGCGTCGGCCCGGGCCACCTGGGCCCCCGCCCCCACGGCGAGCCAGTCGAAGACGCGGTAAGAGACGGACGGCGTGACGAAGACGGTGCGAAGCTCCGTCTTCACGGCGTTGAAGCGGCCGGGCCAGGTGCCGTCCCACTCGGTGGTGAGCCCGTAGGGCACGTTCACCGCAAGCCCCAGCCCCACCCCGTCGGCCACGGTGCCCGCCGCGTAGAAGTAGGGAAGCGGGTAGCCCTTCTTCTTCATGGAGTAGTCGGCCCCGGGGCCGTCGAGCTGGAGGTCGGGCATGACCACCGCCGTGCCCGCCAGGGCCTCGGTCCCGCCCATGAAGGCCGTGGCGGCCGGGTTGAACCAGGCGCCCTCGGCCAGGCCCGTCCGGGCGGTCATGGCGGCGCCGGTCCCCATGGCCCGGGCGGAGAGCTCGTTGAAGAGCTGGAAGCCGGCGGACCAGGCCGGGGTGGTGAAGGCCAGCCACACGACGGCGGCCAGGGGCCAGCCGAACCGAAAGATCGTTCCCCTCGAGACCTGCGACATGATGTTCCCCTCCCGTTTTCCTCTTCTTCCACCCCGCCCCCCGATGGTCCCCTCCGACCGTGTAACATGGCGATTTATCAACCCGAAAGCCCCCTGTCAAGGAAAGAGGCCCGGCGGCGCTTGACCCGGCCCGGCCCCGGGTCTAGGAAACAGGAAGAGGGGTGCCCCCGGTCGCCTCCGCGCCATGCCTGCCAGCTTCGCCGTCCACCAGCCCGCCTTCCTCCCCTGGCCCGGCTTCTTCGCCAAGGCCATGCGGGCCGAGGTCCTGGTCCTCGCCGACGCGGTCCCCTTCTCCACGGGCTTCACCTGGGTCAACCGG
Proteins encoded in this window:
- a CDS encoding OmpP1/FadL family transporter, whose translation is MSQVSRGTIFRFGWPLAAVVWLAFTTPAWSAGFQLFNELSARAMGTGAAMTARTGLAEGAWFNPAATAFMGGTEALAGTAVVMPDLQLDGPGADYSMKKKGYPLPYFYAAGTVADGVGLGLAVNVPYGLTTEWDGTWPGRFNAVKTELRTVFVTPSVSYRVFDWLAVGAGAQVARADAELTNAISVTPFGEVENKIEGSDTGAGYLVSALVRPRQDWTLGVVYRSEVKLDLDGTATYRNVPGLLAPLFPRSDVGLVLRLPATVSLGLATTALEGWTLAVDAVWTRWSSYQSLDFEYEYTPGVGLPGVVSVPKDWHNVWALRLGAAYRLSPEWEVRGSYVYDKSPIDDTYRDPSLPTNDRHLFGLGVGFARGNLAVDAAYTYILVEDSAPSLVTPTLTGTYEGYANVVNLDVRWKF